A genomic stretch from Croceibacterium aestuarii includes:
- a CDS encoding valine--tRNA ligase, whose amino-acid sequence MTTELDKTFDPAAIEAKWYAHWEETGQFRPARPDAEPFTIVNPPPNVTGSLHIGHALDNTLQDVVVRYERLRGKDALWVVGTDHAGIATQMVVERQLEERQDKRTNYSREEFVDKVWEWKEESGGTITRQLRRLGCSMDWSREQFTMDPHFTRAVVKVFVDLYNQGLIYRDKRLVNWDPKLKTAISDLEVETREVAGHFWRFRYPLADGSGSIEVQTTRPETMLADMAVAVSADDPRYAAMVGKQLRLPLTGRPISVVVDAHADPELGTGAVKVTPGHDFNDFEVGKRAGIAPAEMLNMFDAEAKVIQTADGLIPDQFIGLDRFEARTAVVAAMKAGGFLVPYVDKDGAEYDAEPRTIQQPYGDRGGVPIEPWLTDQWYVDAETLAKGPIEAVRSGAIEIVPKSWEKTFFNWMENIQPWCVSRQLWWGHRIPAWYGEDGKVYVAETEEEAQAQAGEGAPLRRDPDVLDTWFSSALWPFATLGWPDAELPPRDGEVAARSADGGDSPPAASVRGANPLHRPADGPPPRAGEENLLAKHYPNDLLISGFDILFFWDARMMMMGMHNTGQIPWPRLYLHGLVRAPDGQKMSKSKGNVVDPLGLIDRYGADALRFFMAAMESQGRDIKMDEKRVEGYRNFATKLWNATRFCQANGIGASQTLAAPEATLAVNKWIVGEVVETLAELDKAMADLRFDAAANAIYHFVWDTFCDWYLELIKGVLSEKPAPLQGRGLGEGASADETRAVAGWVLDQILVMLHPFMPFITEELWHAQDERPYDLIVARWPAPQAAVDAEAKAEVEWLVELTRNLRTAKNELGLAPGAKLEAWLASPSTLATRVILSNAATLDRLARLSAIHQREAPAGAAMQIGAGSDMFVIPLEGVIDIGAEKARLAKALEAARKEAKALEGRLSNANFVERAKPEAVEKARADHAHHTAEAERLEAALARLG is encoded by the coding sequence ATGACGACAGAGCTCGACAAGACCTTCGATCCCGCCGCCATCGAGGCGAAGTGGTACGCCCACTGGGAGGAGACCGGCCAGTTCCGGCCTGCGCGGCCGGACGCCGAGCCCTTCACCATCGTCAACCCGCCGCCCAACGTCACCGGGTCGCTGCACATCGGCCACGCGCTCGACAACACGCTGCAGGACGTGGTGGTCCGCTACGAGCGGCTGCGCGGCAAGGACGCGCTGTGGGTCGTGGGCACCGACCACGCCGGCATCGCCACGCAAATGGTCGTCGAGCGCCAGCTCGAGGAGCGGCAGGACAAGCGCACCAACTATTCGCGCGAGGAATTCGTCGACAAGGTCTGGGAATGGAAGGAGGAAAGCGGCGGCACCATCACCCGCCAGCTGCGCCGCCTGGGCTGTTCGATGGACTGGAGCCGCGAACAGTTCACCATGGACCCGCACTTTACCCGCGCGGTGGTGAAGGTCTTCGTCGACCTCTATAACCAGGGGCTGATCTACCGCGACAAGCGGCTGGTGAACTGGGACCCCAAGCTCAAGACCGCGATCAGCGATCTCGAGGTCGAAACGCGCGAGGTCGCCGGGCACTTCTGGCGCTTCCGTTATCCGCTCGCCGATGGCTCGGGATCGATCGAGGTCCAGACCACCCGCCCGGAAACGATGCTCGCCGACATGGCGGTGGCGGTTTCGGCCGACGATCCGCGCTATGCGGCAATGGTCGGCAAGCAGCTTCGCCTGCCGCTGACCGGGCGGCCGATCTCGGTGGTCGTCGACGCGCATGCCGATCCCGAGCTGGGCACCGGCGCGGTCAAGGTCACCCCGGGGCACGATTTCAACGACTTCGAGGTCGGCAAGCGCGCCGGAATCGCGCCTGCCGAAATGCTCAACATGTTCGATGCCGAAGCGAAGGTCATCCAGACCGCCGACGGCCTCATTCCCGACCAATTCATCGGCCTCGACCGGTTCGAAGCGCGCACGGCGGTGGTCGCGGCGATGAAGGCGGGCGGCTTTCTGGTCCCCTACGTCGACAAGGACGGGGCCGAGTACGACGCCGAACCGCGCACGATCCAGCAACCCTACGGCGACCGCGGCGGCGTGCCGATCGAACCCTGGCTGACCGACCAGTGGTACGTCGACGCCGAAACGCTGGCCAAGGGCCCGATCGAGGCGGTGCGCTCAGGCGCGATCGAGATCGTCCCGAAGAGCTGGGAAAAGACCTTCTTCAACTGGATGGAAAACATCCAGCCGTGGTGCGTCAGCCGTCAGCTGTGGTGGGGGCACCGGATTCCGGCCTGGTATGGCGAGGATGGCAAGGTCTACGTCGCCGAGACCGAGGAAGAAGCGCAAGCGCAAGCGGGAGAAGGCGCGCCCTTGCGCCGCGACCCCGACGTCCTCGACACCTGGTTCTCCAGCGCCCTGTGGCCCTTCGCCACGCTCGGCTGGCCGGACGCCGAATTGCCTCCCCGGGACGGGGAGGTGGCAGCGCGGAGCGCTGACGGAGGGGATTCTCCTCCTGCAGCGTCGGTGCGAGGGGCAAATCCCCTCCACCGTCCTGCGGACGGTCCCCCTCCCCGTGCCGGGGAGGAAAATTTGCTGGCCAAGCACTACCCCAACGACCTCCTCATCTCCGGCTTCGACATCCTGTTCTTCTGGGACGCGCGGATGATGATGATGGGGATGCACAACACCGGGCAGATCCCCTGGCCGCGGCTCTACCTGCACGGCCTCGTGCGCGCGCCCGACGGGCAGAAGATGTCCAAGTCGAAGGGCAACGTGGTCGACCCGCTCGGCCTGATCGACCGGTACGGCGCCGACGCGCTGCGCTTCTTCATGGCGGCGATGGAAAGCCAGGGCCGCGACATCAAGATGGACGAGAAGCGCGTCGAGGGATACCGCAACTTCGCGACAAAGCTTTGGAATGCCACGCGTTTCTGCCAGGCCAACGGGATCGGTGCGTCGCAGACCCTGGCCGCGCCCGAGGCAACGCTCGCGGTCAACAAGTGGATCGTCGGCGAGGTGGTCGAGACGCTGGCCGAACTCGACAAGGCAATGGCCGACCTGCGCTTCGATGCCGCGGCGAATGCGATCTACCACTTCGTCTGGGACACGTTCTGCGACTGGTACCTCGAGCTGATCAAGGGCGTGCTGAGCGAAAAGCCCGCTCCCCTTCAGGGGAGAGGGTTGGGAGAGGGGGCGTCGGCCGACGAAACCCGCGCCGTCGCCGGCTGGGTGCTCGACCAGATCCTCGTCATGCTGCACCCGTTCATGCCCTTCATCACCGAAGAGCTGTGGCATGCGCAGGACGAACGGCCCTACGACCTCATCGTGGCCAGGTGGCCGGCGCCGCAAGCAGCGGTTGACGCAGAGGCCAAGGCCGAAGTCGAGTGGCTCGTCGAGCTCACGCGCAACCTGCGCACGGCGAAGAACGAACTCGGTCTTGCCCCGGGCGCCAAGCTGGAAGCCTGGCTCGCCTCGCCCTCCACGCTCGCCACCCGCGTCATCCTCTCCAACGCGGCAACGCTCGATCGGCTGGCCCGGCTTTCGGCCATCCACCAGCGCGAGGCGCCTGCCGGAGCGGCGATGCAGATCGGTGCCGGCAGCGACATGTTCGTCATCCCGCTCGAAGGCGTGATCGACATCGGGGCCGAAAAGGCCCGCCTCGCCAAGGCGCTCGAAGCCGCGCGCAAGGAGGCCAAGGCGCTCGAAGGCCGGCTGTCCAACGCCAACTTCGTCGAACGCGCCAAGCCCGAGGCGGTCGAGAAGGCGCGCGCCGACCACGCGCACCATACGGCCGAGGCCGAGCGGCTCGAAGCCGCACTGGCGCGGCTGGGGTAG
- a CDS encoding 7-carboxy-7-deazaguanine synthase QueE, with amino-acid sequence MALILATDDHGEPEIFASLQGEGPSQGRPCAFIRLSRCNLACLWCDTPYTWHFEGDNRPHRGGETYVRKANQVSLAPEDAAARIAALGQPRLVVTGGEPLLQAPALARMLDRLLALLPGIRVEIETNGTVAPPPALDALVAQYNVSPKLAHSGNPADLALPPERLHAWAAEPRAALKFVVAEPADADEVLALAQRYAIPRERIWLMAEGTDAETLDARERWIAALCVKHGLTLSKRLHIGLYGDTRGT; translated from the coding sequence ATGGCGCTGATCCTCGCCACCGACGACCACGGCGAGCCCGAGATCTTCGCCTCGCTGCAGGGCGAAGGACCCTCGCAGGGCAGGCCCTGTGCCTTCATCCGCCTGAGCCGCTGCAACCTCGCCTGCCTATGGTGCGACACGCCCTACACTTGGCATTTCGAGGGCGACAACCGGCCGCACCGCGGCGGCGAGACTTATGTCCGCAAGGCCAACCAGGTGAGCCTCGCGCCCGAGGACGCCGCGGCGCGCATAGCCGCGCTCGGCCAGCCGCGCCTCGTCGTCACCGGGGGCGAGCCGCTGCTGCAGGCGCCGGCGCTGGCCCGCATGCTGGATCGGCTGCTCGCACTGCTGCCCGGTATCCGGGTCGAGATCGAGACCAACGGCACCGTCGCCCCGCCGCCAGCGCTCGATGCGCTCGTCGCGCAGTACAACGTCAGCCCCAAGCTCGCCCATTCGGGCAATCCCGCCGACCTCGCGCTGCCACCCGAACGTCTTCACGCCTGGGCCGCCGAGCCGCGTGCCGCGCTCAAGTTCGTCGTCGCCGAGCCCGCGGATGCCGACGAAGTGCTCGCCCTCGCCCAGCGTTACGCGATCCCGCGCGAGCGAATTTGGCTGATGGCCGAAGGCACCGATGCCGAGACGCTCGACGCCCGCGAAAGATGGATTGCGGCGCTGTGCGTGAAACACGGTTTGACTCTGTCCAAAAGGTTGCACATCGGGCTATACGGCGACACGCGCGGGACGTGA
- a CDS encoding ABC transporter permease, whose protein sequence is MREWADFSIEQGDGGTQLVLHGPLVISSIGVLDEKLRQYEGEAARIDLSQVEQVDTVGAWTVLRFSRASGAKITGASEKAQRLIKAVEDAENTADIEPPRPRLLLRVPERVGELVLEFFTGARLMIGFVGALLVSVGGIFRHPSRFRMKAFVRQLELTGVTALPIIGLMSFLIGIVVAQQGAAQLKQFGAEIYTINLTGRLTLRELGVLMTSIMIAGRSGSAFAAQIGTMKLTEEIDAMRTIGVSPMEALVVPRVLALVVMMPLLGFYSSVLGIIGGAFVADLTLGIPFLTFLSRIQEVVPLYDVWVGTIKAPVFGLIVALTGCYQGMQVSGDSEQVGLRTTMAVVQAIFMVIVLDAFFAVLFTEVGWA, encoded by the coding sequence ATGCGCGAATGGGCGGACTTCTCCATCGAACAGGGCGATGGCGGCACGCAGCTGGTGCTGCACGGCCCGTTGGTCATTTCCAGCATCGGGGTGCTGGACGAGAAGCTGCGCCAGTACGAGGGCGAGGCGGCGCGCATCGACCTTTCGCAAGTGGAGCAGGTCGACACCGTTGGCGCCTGGACGGTGCTGCGCTTTTCCCGGGCCAGCGGCGCCAAGATCACCGGGGCGAGCGAGAAGGCGCAGCGCCTGATCAAGGCGGTCGAGGACGCCGAGAACACCGCCGACATCGAACCGCCGCGCCCGCGCCTGCTGCTGCGCGTGCCCGAACGGGTCGGCGAACTGGTGCTCGAATTCTTCACCGGGGCGCGGCTGATGATCGGCTTCGTCGGCGCACTGCTGGTGTCGGTCGGCGGCATTTTCCGCCATCCCTCGCGCTTCCGCATGAAAGCCTTCGTCCGCCAGCTCGAGCTGACCGGCGTCACCGCGCTGCCGATCATCGGGCTGATGAGCTTCCTGATCGGTATCGTCGTCGCGCAGCAGGGCGCCGCACAGCTCAAGCAGTTCGGAGCGGAAATCTACACCATCAACCTGACCGGGCGGCTGACCCTGCGCGAGCTCGGCGTGCTGATGACCTCGATCATGATCGCCGGCCGCTCCGGCTCGGCCTTCGCCGCGCAGATCGGGACGATGAAGCTCACCGAGGAAATCGACGCCATGCGCACGATCGGCGTTTCGCCGATGGAAGCGCTGGTGGTGCCGCGCGTGCTGGCTCTGGTGGTGATGATGCCGCTGCTCGGCTTCTATTCGAGCGTTCTCGGGATCATCGGCGGGGCCTTCGTCGCCGACCTTACGCTGGGCATCCCGTTCCTCACCTTCCTTTCGCGCATCCAGGAAGTCGTCCCGCTCTACGACGTGTGGGTCGGGACCATCAAGGCGCCGGTGTTCGGCCTGATCGTGGCGCTGACCGGCTGCTACCAGGGCATGCAGGTGTCGGGCGATTCGGAGCAGGTCGGCCTGAGGACCACGATGGCG